A genomic region of Candidatus Pseudomonas phytovorans contains the following coding sequences:
- a CDS encoding EAL domain-containing protein gives MKSQPDAASRVAAEVVTPLPVPSRLGMLRFERLNEATWAMLYLDPACERQFGLHAADLCALVDAPYASLMEPEARYRLHDEIQLQLAQRGYYRVRYSLHTPGTLLRLLETGEAYKQHNRQLLRGYLSVLDDQPDDPGESASDLESRNNRLQLALQLNQRAQQEQLEHLERVRGQQDLILRLARQRYSAENSLLEAAQLITQSACEIYKVDSASIWHLDDQRLEPITAWYRDAQEHRQPEAIDASRFPDYLEALHASRAIDAHNAGHDPRTRALAQSLRPENKAMLDASIRVDGQVVGVLCLEQTGQPRAWQSDEIAFAGELADQFAQVITNHNRRAAASALHLFQRAVEQSASAFLLVNRDGRVEYVNPSFTAITQYSTDEVQGRHLGELPALENLSELLFDSPSSLAMGNSWQGEFKSRRKNLEPYWGQLSISKVYGDNRELTHYIGIYEDVTQTKLAQQRIERLAYTDNLTNLGNRPAFIRSLDERFARDGENSMCLLLVDIDNFKRINDSLGHQTGDKLLISLARRLRNSLHTGGILARFASNEFAVLLDDTGLEEGQGVAQQLLRTLDKPMFVDNQLINVTASVGLACAPLHGTDPASLMKNAGLALHKAKANGKHQVQVFTEVLNAEASYKLFVENNLRRALTQNELEVFYQPKICLRSGRLLGLEALLRWNHPERGMIRPDQFISVAEETGLIIPIGKWVVRQSCRMSLELREAGLGDLHVAINLSPKQFSDPDLVASISTILKEEALSPHLLELELTEGLLLEASEDTHRQLDELKALGLTLAMDDFGTGYSSLSYLKKFPIDILKIDRSFINEIPDNQDDMEITSAVVAMAHNLKLKVVAEGIETPAQLAFLRRHRCDVGQGYLFDRPIPGRELAERLKRYPRGPVA, from the coding sequence ATGAAAAGCCAACCCGATGCCGCCAGCCGTGTGGCGGCCGAGGTCGTCACGCCGTTACCCGTGCCCTCGCGGCTCGGCATGCTGCGTTTCGAAAGGCTCAACGAAGCCACCTGGGCCATGCTCTACCTGGACCCGGCCTGCGAGCGCCAGTTTGGGCTGCACGCCGCCGACCTGTGCGCCCTGGTAGACGCGCCCTACGCCAGCCTGATGGAGCCCGAGGCCCGCTACCGGCTGCACGACGAAATCCAGCTGCAACTGGCCCAGCGCGGCTACTACCGTGTGCGTTACTCACTGCACACGCCAGGCACCTTGCTGCGCCTGCTGGAAACCGGTGAAGCCTACAAGCAGCACAACCGCCAGCTATTGCGCGGTTACCTGAGTGTGCTCGACGACCAGCCTGACGACCCGGGCGAGAGTGCCAGCGACCTGGAGTCGCGCAACAACCGCCTGCAACTGGCCCTGCAGCTGAACCAGCGCGCCCAGCAAGAGCAACTGGAACACCTGGAGCGAGTGCGCGGCCAGCAGGACCTGATCCTGCGCCTGGCCCGCCAGCGCTACAGCGCCGAGAACTCCCTGCTGGAAGCCGCCCAGCTGATCACCCAGAGTGCCTGCGAAATCTACAAGGTCGACAGCGCAAGCATCTGGCACCTGGACGACCAGCGCCTGGAACCAATCACCGCCTGGTACCGCGACGCCCAGGAGCATCGCCAGCCCGAAGCCATCGATGCCAGCCGCTTCCCCGACTACCTCGAAGCGCTGCACGCCAGCCGCGCCATCGACGCCCACAATGCCGGCCACGACCCCCGTACCCGCGCCCTGGCACAAAGCCTGCGACCGGAAAACAAGGCCATGCTCGATGCCAGTATCCGCGTTGATGGCCAGGTAGTCGGCGTGCTGTGCCTGGAGCAGACCGGCCAGCCGCGGGCCTGGCAGTCGGATGAAATTGCCTTTGCCGGCGAGCTGGCCGACCAGTTCGCCCAGGTCATCACCAACCACAACCGGCGCGCTGCGGCCAGCGCACTGCACCTGTTCCAGCGTGCGGTGGAGCAAAGTGCCAGCGCCTTCCTGCTGGTGAACCGCGATGGCCGGGTGGAGTACGTCAACCCAAGCTTCACCGCCATCACCCAGTACAGCACCGACGAAGTGCAGGGTCGCCACCTGGGCGAGCTGCCGGCACTGGAAAACCTCAGCGAACTGCTGTTCGACTCACCTTCCAGCCTGGCCATGGGCAATAGCTGGCAAGGCGAGTTCAAAAGCCGGCGCAAGAACCTGGAGCCCTACTGGGGCCAGTTGTCGATTTCCAAGGTGTACGGCGACAACCGTGAGCTAACCCATTACATCGGCATCTACGAAGACGTCACTCAGACCAAGCTGGCGCAACAGCGCATCGAGCGCCTGGCCTACACCGACAACCTGACCAACCTGGGCAACCGACCGGCGTTCATCCGCAGCCTGGACGAGCGCTTTGCCCGTGATGGCGAAAACTCGATGTGCCTGCTGCTGGTGGACATCGACAACTTCAAACGCATCAACGACAGCCTCGGCCACCAGACCGGTGACAAGCTGCTGATCAGCCTGGCCCGGCGCCTGCGCAACAGCCTGCACACCGGCGGCATCCTGGCCCGCTTCGCCAGCAACGAGTTCGCCGTGCTGCTGGACGACACCGGCCTTGAAGAGGGGCAAGGTGTTGCCCAGCAATTGCTGCGCACCCTCGACAAACCGATGTTCGTCGATAACCAGCTGATCAACGTCACCGCCTCGGTAGGCCTGGCCTGCGCGCCGCTGCACGGCACCGACCCCGCCAGCCTGATGAAAAACGCGGGCCTTGCGCTGCACAAGGCCAAGGCCAACGGCAAGCATCAGGTGCAGGTGTTTACCGAAGTGCTCAACGCCGAGGCCAGCTACAAGCTGTTCGTCGAGAACAACCTGCGCCGCGCCCTGACCCAGAACGAGCTGGAGGTGTTCTACCAGCCCAAGATCTGCCTGCGCAGCGGCCGCCTGCTGGGGCTGGAAGCACTGTTGCGCTGGAACCACCCCGAGCGCGGCATGATCCGCCCGGACCAGTTCATCAGCGTGGCGGAAGAGACCGGCCTGATCATCCCCATCGGCAAGTGGGTGGTGCGCCAGTCGTGCCGCATGAGCCTGGAGTTGCGCGAAGCCGGCCTGGGCGATCTGCATGTGGCCATCAACCTGTCGCCCAAGCAGTTTTCCGACCCTGACCTGGTGGCGTCGATCAGCACCATCCTCAAGGAAGAAGCCCTGTCCCCGCACCTGCTGGAGCTGGAGCTGACCGAAGGCCTGCTGCTGGAAGCCAGCGAAGATACCCATCGCCAGCTGGACGAGCTGAAGGCCTTGGGCCTGACCTTGGCCATGGACGACTTCGGCACGGGCTATTCGTCGCTGAGTTACCTGAAGAAGTTTCCGATCGACATCCTCAAGATCGACCGCAGCTTCATCAATGAGATTCCGGACAACCAGGACGACATGGAAATCACCTCGGCGGTGGTGGCCATGGCCCATAACCTCAAGCTGAAAGTGGTGGCCGAGGGTATCGAGACGCCGGCCCAGCTGGCCTTCCTGCGTCGGCACCGCTGTGATGTGGGCCAGGGTTACCTGTTCGACCGGCCGATTCCGGGGCGCGAGCTGGCTGAACGGTTGAAGCGCTATCCGCGCGGACCAGTGGCCTGA
- the msrA gene encoding peptide-methionine (S)-S-oxide reductase MsrA, with protein MVLRSEILVNKNVLPTAEQALPGRETPMSLPEFHYVFEGTPLLGPFFEGAIDFAIFGLGCFWGAERRFWQREGVVSTVVGYAGGFTPNPTYEEVCSGLTGHTEVVLVVFDKDKVTYRELLAMFWELHNPTQGMRQGNDIGTQYRSAIYCTSPEQLKEAQASKADYQAELQKAGFGEISTEIDQAPTVYFAEAYHQQYLAKNPQGYCGIGGTGVCLPPSLQGN; from the coding sequence ATGGTCCTGCGTTCGGAAATCCTGGTGAACAAAAACGTCCTGCCAACCGCGGAACAGGCGCTGCCTGGCCGCGAAACGCCAATGAGCCTGCCCGAGTTCCATTACGTGTTCGAGGGCACCCCGCTGCTCGGCCCGTTCTTCGAAGGCGCCATCGACTTCGCCATCTTCGGCCTGGGCTGCTTCTGGGGCGCGGAGCGGCGCTTCTGGCAGCGTGAAGGCGTGGTCAGCACCGTAGTCGGCTACGCGGGTGGCTTCACCCCCAACCCTACCTACGAGGAAGTCTGCTCGGGCCTGACCGGCCACACCGAAGTGGTGCTGGTGGTGTTCGACAAAGACAAGGTCACCTACCGCGAGTTGCTGGCAATGTTCTGGGAGCTGCACAACCCGACCCAGGGCATGCGCCAGGGCAACGACATCGGCACCCAGTACCGCTCGGCCATCTACTGCACCAGCCCGGAGCAGCTGAAAGAAGCGCAAGCCAGCAAAGCCGATTACCAGGCTGAACTGCAAAAGGCCGGCTTCGGCGAAATTTCCACCGAGATCGACCAGGCACCGACGGTGTACTTTGCCGAGGCCTACCACCAGCAGTACCTGGCCAAGAACCCGCAGGGCTACTGCGGCATCGGCGGCACCGGTGTATGTTTGCCACCCAGCCTGCAGGGCAACTGA
- a CDS encoding glutathione S-transferase, giving the protein MATMTLFHSPLSPFVRKVMVVLHETGQLERVQLKPVNITPVSGDPQLNQDNPIGKIPALRLDDGTVLHDSRVICEYLDLQHVGLPLLPREGSARWRRMTLVSQADAIMDAAVSSRYESFLRPEDKRWEGWLQAQGDKIRRSLANLEQEHLPELMSGFDLAAIGVACALGYLDLRQPEFGWRERQPGLAAWYADVAQRPSMVATSPAA; this is encoded by the coding sequence ATGGCCACGATGACCCTGTTCCACTCGCCATTGTCGCCTTTCGTGCGCAAGGTCATGGTGGTACTGCACGAAACCGGCCAGCTTGAGCGTGTGCAGCTGAAACCGGTGAACATCACCCCGGTGAGCGGCGACCCGCAGCTCAACCAGGACAATCCGATCGGCAAGATCCCGGCCCTGCGACTGGACGATGGCACCGTGCTGCATGACAGCCGGGTGATCTGCGAATACCTTGACCTGCAACACGTCGGCCTGCCGCTGCTGCCCCGTGAGGGCTCGGCGCGCTGGCGGCGCATGACGCTGGTATCGCAGGCTGATGCGATCATGGATGCGGCGGTGTCGTCGCGTTATGAGAGCTTCCTGCGGCCAGAAGACAAGCGCTGGGAGGGTTGGTTGCAGGCTCAGGGGGACAAGATTCGCCGTAGCCTGGCTAACCTTGAGCAGGAGCACCTGCCCGAATTGATGTCCGGGTTCGACCTGGCAGCGATTGGCGTGGCGTGTGCGCTGGGCTATCTAGATCTGCGTCAGCCCGAGTTTGGCTGGCGTGAGCGCCAGCCTGGGTTGGCAGCGTGGTATGCCGATGTGGCCCAGCGGCCTTCGATGGTCGCCACATCTCCAGCGGCCTGA
- the creD gene encoding cell envelope integrity protein CreD: MNKTLGYKLGMIAVLMLLLLIPLLLINGLIDERQALRDNVLRDIAQSASFDQQLSGPLLVVPYRKYQRRWIEKDGERTQETSTIAGHLYFLPETFDADLGVETELRARGIYQARLFHAKGRISGRFKLPERWGIDKDFDDYRFDKPFLVVGISDIRGIENGLELSMDEQKVPFEAGTQLDWMRGGVHASLPRLDGLQAREFSYGFDLALQGTGQLHILPVGRTSSVAMRANWPHPSFVGSYLPNRRDIDAQGFSAHWQTSFFATNLEDALRQCATAGQCADFSERSFGVSFVDPVDQYLKSERAIKYALLFIALTFAGFFLFEVLKNLSVHPVQYILVGVALAFFYLLLLSLSEHIGFGLAYGLSASACVLLIGFYLSHVLRSLGRGIGFAAGLAALYALLYGLLSAEDYALLMGSLLCFGLLGVFMVLTRRLDWARVGRAA; the protein is encoded by the coding sequence ATGAACAAGACCCTCGGTTACAAACTCGGCATGATCGCCGTGCTGATGTTACTGCTGCTCATCCCGCTGCTGCTGATCAACGGCCTGATCGATGAGCGCCAGGCCCTGCGCGACAACGTACTGCGCGACATCGCCCAAAGTGCCAGCTTCGACCAGCAGCTCAGCGGCCCGCTGTTGGTGGTGCCGTATCGCAAGTACCAGCGCCGCTGGATCGAAAAAGACGGCGAGCGTACCCAGGAAACCAGCACCATCGCCGGTCACCTGTACTTTCTGCCGGAAACTTTCGACGCCGACTTGGGCGTAGAGACCGAACTGCGCGCCCGCGGTATCTACCAGGCCCGGCTGTTCCACGCGAAAGGGCGTATCAGCGGCCGTTTCAAGCTCCCGGAGCGCTGGGGCATAGACAAGGACTTCGACGACTACCGTTTCGACAAACCGTTCCTGGTGGTGGGCATCAGCGATATCCGTGGCATCGAGAATGGCCTGGAACTGAGTATGGATGAGCAAAAGGTGCCATTCGAGGCAGGCACCCAGCTCGACTGGATGCGCGGTGGCGTGCATGCCAGCCTGCCGAGGCTGGACGGCCTGCAGGCGCGGGAGTTCAGTTACGGCTTCGACCTTGCATTGCAGGGCACCGGCCAGTTGCACATTTTGCCGGTGGGCCGCACCAGCAGCGTGGCCATGCGTGCCAACTGGCCGCACCCAAGCTTCGTCGGCAGCTACCTGCCCAACCGTCGCGACATCGACGCCCAGGGCTTCAGTGCGCATTGGCAGACTTCGTTCTTTGCCACCAACCTTGAAGATGCCCTGCGCCAGTGCGCCACCGCCGGGCAGTGCGCAGACTTCAGCGAGCGCAGCTTCGGCGTGAGCTTTGTCGACCCGGTGGACCAGTACCTGAAAAGTGAGCGGGCGATCAAATATGCGTTGCTGTTCATCGCGCTGACCTTTGCCGGTTTCTTCCTGTTCGAAGTGCTGAAAAACCTGAGCGTGCACCCGGTGCAGTACATCCTGGTCGGCGTGGCGCTGGCGTTCTTCTACCTGCTGCTGCTGTCGTTGTCCGAGCACATCGGCTTTGGCCTGGCGTATGGGCTGTCGGCCTCGGCGTGTGTACTGCTGATTGGCTTCTACCTGAGCCATGTGCTGCGCAGCCTGGGGCGAGGCATCGGATTTGCGGCGGGGTTGGCGGCGCTGTATGCGCTGCTCTACGGGCTGCTGAGTGCCGAGGACTATGCGCTGCTGATGGGGTCGTTGCTGTGCTTTGGCTTGCTGGGGGTGTTTATGGTGCTGACCCGGCGGCTGGACTGGGCGCGGGTGGGGAGAGCGGCATGA
- the creC gene encoding two-component system sensor histidine kinase CreC, whose product MRLGIRIFLVYFLFVGLAGYFLLNTVREQIRPVVRQSSEETLVDTANLLAEILRDDVKAGTLSQSRLPEVLKAYGSRSPGAQIWGLAKNQVSHRIYVTDAKGTVLLDSSGEALGKDYSQWNDVLLTLRGEYGARSTRSDPNDESTSVMHVAAPIMDASKIIGVVTVAKPNSSLQPYIDRSEQRLLTLGLGLIGLGLLIGAALSWWLARSLRKLAAYAQAVSEGERAELPHYKGGELANLAQAVERMRTQLEGKAYVERYVHTLTHELKSPLAAIRGASELLQDDMPAEQRARFAGNIERESERLQQMIERLLNLARVEQMQALEDEQQVALAALVDELLLAHVARIEGASLHVRQRVPAGLRLLCDPFLMRQALANLLDNALDFTPEGGALLFDLERDGERVALSLFNQGQAIPAYAIGRVSERFYSLPRPGSGRKSTGLGLNFVAEVMQLHGGALAVDNVDGGVRVRLWLPVRRIS is encoded by the coding sequence ATGCGCCTGGGCATCCGGATTTTTCTGGTGTACTTCCTGTTCGTCGGGTTGGCGGGCTACTTTCTGCTCAACACGGTGCGTGAACAGATCCGCCCGGTGGTGCGCCAGTCTTCGGAAGAGACGCTGGTGGACACAGCCAACTTGCTGGCCGAGATCCTGCGCGATGACGTCAAGGCCGGTACCCTGAGCCAAAGCCGGCTGCCAGAAGTGCTCAAGGCCTACGGCTCGCGCAGCCCGGGTGCGCAGATCTGGGGCCTGGCCAAGAATCAGGTCAGCCACCGCATCTATGTCACCGACGCCAAAGGCACCGTGCTGCTGGACTCCAGCGGTGAGGCGCTGGGCAAGGATTACTCGCAGTGGAACGACGTACTGCTGACCCTGCGTGGCGAGTACGGTGCCCGCTCCACCCGCAGCGACCCGAACGATGAAAGCACCTCGGTGATGCACGTTGCGGCACCGATCATGGATGCCAGCAAGATCATCGGCGTTGTCACTGTCGCCAAGCCCAACAGCTCACTGCAACCGTATATCGACCGCTCCGAGCAGCGCCTGCTCACCCTCGGCCTGGGGTTGATTGGCCTGGGCTTGCTGATCGGCGCGGCGTTGTCGTGGTGGCTGGCGCGCTCGCTGCGCAAATTGGCCGCTTATGCCCAGGCGGTCAGCGAAGGTGAGCGTGCGGAGCTCCCGCATTACAAGGGCGGTGAGCTGGCGAATCTGGCCCAGGCGGTAGAGCGCATGCGCACGCAACTGGAGGGCAAGGCGTATGTCGAGCGCTATGTGCATACCCTTACCCATGAGCTGAAAAGCCCACTGGCTGCCATTCGCGGGGCCTCAGAACTGTTGCAGGATGACATGCCGGCCGAGCAGCGGGCACGCTTTGCCGGCAATATCGAACGTGAGAGCGAGCGCTTGCAGCAAATGATCGAGCGCCTGCTGAACCTGGCCAGGGTCGAGCAGATGCAGGCGCTGGAGGATGAACAGCAGGTGGCGCTGGCGGCGCTGGTGGACGAATTGCTGCTGGCCCATGTTGCGCGTATCGAAGGCGCCAGTTTGCACGTGCGTCAGCGGGTACCAGCCGGTTTGCGCTTGTTGTGCGACCCGTTCCTGATGCGCCAGGCGCTGGCCAACCTGCTGGATAACGCGCTGGATTTCACCCCCGAGGGTGGCGCGCTGCTGTTTGACCTGGAGCGCGATGGCGAGCGGGTGGCGTTGAGCCTGTTCAACCAGGGGCAGGCGATACCCGCGTATGCCATCGGGCGAGTCAGCGAGCGGTTCTACTCGCTGCCACGGCCGGGGAGTGGGCGCAAGAGTACCGGGCTGGGGCTGAACTTTGTGGCGGAGGTGATGCAGTTGCATGGCGGGGCATTGGCGGTGGATAACGTCGATGGCGGGGTGCGGGTGAGGTTGTGGCTGCCGGTGCGGCGTATCAGCTGA
- the creB gene encoding two-component system response regulator CreB, producing MPHILIVEDEAAIADTLIYALQADGHSTEWVTLGSAALEQQRQRPADLIILDIGLPDITGFETCRQLRRFSEVPVMFLSARDGEIDRVVGLEIGADDYVVKPFSPREVAARVRAILKRMVPRAEPAGEATLFQLDTLRMQITYRSQPLTLTRHEFRLLQCLLEQPQRVFSREQLLDALGVASDVGYERTIDSHIKSLRAKLRQVVSDAEPIQTHRGLGYSYSPDHA from the coding sequence ATGCCCCACATCCTCATCGTCGAAGACGAAGCCGCCATCGCCGATACCTTGATCTACGCCCTGCAGGCCGATGGCCACAGCACCGAATGGGTAACCCTGGGCAGCGCCGCCCTCGAACAGCAGCGCCAGCGCCCGGCCGACCTGATCATCCTCGACATAGGCCTGCCCGACATCACGGGTTTCGAAACCTGCCGCCAACTGCGCCGTTTCAGCGAAGTGCCGGTAATGTTCCTCAGCGCCCGTGACGGCGAAATCGACCGGGTGGTAGGCCTGGAAATCGGTGCCGACGACTACGTGGTCAAACCCTTCAGCCCGCGTGAAGTGGCCGCGCGGGTACGGGCGATCCTCAAACGCATGGTGCCCAGAGCCGAGCCTGCCGGCGAAGCTACCCTGTTTCAGCTCGACACCCTGCGCATGCAGATCACCTATCGCAGCCAGCCACTCACCCTGACGCGCCACGAATTCCGCCTGCTGCAGTGCCTGCTGGAGCAACCGCAACGGGTCTTCAGCCGCGAGCAGCTGCTGGACGCTCTGGGCGTGGCCTCTGACGTTGGCTACGAGCGCACCATCGACAGCCATATCAAAAGCCTGCGCGCCAAGCTGCGCCAGGTAGTCAGCGACGCCGAGCCGATCCAGACTCATCGCGGCCTTGGCTACAGCTACAGCCCGGACCATGCCTGA
- a CDS encoding ATP-dependent zinc protease, whose translation MKSLLALLSLCALPALAAEPTIYGRYENIALPEIGETLKAKMDTGAFTASLSAKDIELFTRDGDEWVRFRLATKESDGKVYEHKVSRISKIKGRADEEEEGDAPEISKRPVVDLELCLGDVKRTVEVNLVDRSSFNYPLLIGSKALREFKAAVNPAKKFTAGKPDC comes from the coding sequence GTGAAATCACTGCTTGCCCTGTTGTCGCTGTGCGCCTTGCCGGCCCTGGCCGCCGAGCCGACCATTTATGGCCGTTACGAGAATATTGCCCTGCCGGAGATTGGCGAAACCCTGAAAGCCAAGATGGACACCGGTGCCTTCACCGCGTCGCTGTCGGCCAAGGACATCGAGCTGTTCACCCGTGATGGTGACGAGTGGGTGCGCTTCCGCCTGGCAACCAAAGAGTCGGACGGCAAAGTTTACGAACACAAGGTTTCGCGTATCAGCAAGATCAAAGGCCGTGCCGATGAGGAGGAGGAAGGCGATGCGCCAGAAATCTCCAAGCGCCCAGTGGTTGACCTGGAGCTGTGCCTGGGTGATGTGAAACGCACCGTGGAAGTGAACCTGGTGGACCGCAGCAGCTTCAACTACCCGCTGCTGATCGGCTCCAAGGCGCTGCGCGAGTTCAAGGCCGCCGTTAACCCGGCCAAGAAGTTCACCGCTGGCAAGCCTGACTGCTGA
- a CDS encoding acyltransferase, whose product MRRLLTGILTTTLLLINTVVMICPLLAFALLKLVLPGSGRDYASAAVMWVAEAWSEIDKAIFALCIPTQWDIRGVESLRKDTSYLAVSNHQTWVDIPALIESLNRRTPFFKFFLKKELIWVPLLGLAWWGLDYPFMKRYSKALLEKHPELKGKDLEITKAACELFKRQPVTVVNYLEGTRFTEAKRQEQQSPYRYLLKPKAGGVAFVLAALGEQLDALLDVTIVYPGNKAPGFWALLNGSISRVIIDIQVRELDPELWAGDYENDPAFRQTVQAWVNQLWLEKDQRIEQLRAEMG is encoded by the coding sequence ATGCGTCGCCTGCTGACCGGCATTCTTACAACCACCCTGCTACTGATCAACACCGTGGTGATGATTTGCCCGCTACTGGCCTTCGCCCTGCTCAAACTGGTGCTGCCGGGCAGTGGCCGCGACTATGCCTCCGCCGCCGTGATGTGGGTCGCCGAAGCCTGGTCCGAGATCGACAAGGCCATCTTTGCCCTGTGCATCCCTACGCAGTGGGATATCCGCGGTGTCGAGAGCCTTCGCAAGGACACCTCCTACCTGGCTGTAAGCAACCACCAGACCTGGGTCGACATCCCGGCGCTGATCGAAAGCCTCAACCGCCGTACACCGTTTTTCAAGTTCTTCCTGAAGAAGGAGCTGATCTGGGTGCCGCTGCTGGGCCTGGCCTGGTGGGGCCTCGACTACCCGTTCATGAAACGCTACAGCAAGGCGTTGTTAGAGAAGCACCCGGAGCTAAAGGGCAAGGACCTGGAAATCACCAAGGCGGCATGTGAGCTGTTCAAGCGCCAGCCGGTGACCGTTGTGAACTACCTGGAAGGCACGCGGTTCACCGAGGCCAAGCGCCAGGAACAGCAGTCGCCGTACCGCTACCTGCTCAAGCCCAAGGCGGGTGGTGTGGCGTTCGTGCTTGCAGCGTTGGGTGAGCAACTGGATGCCTTGCTGGATGTAACCATCGTCTACCCCGGCAACAAGGCGCCAGGGTTCTGGGCGTTGCTCAATGGCAGCATTAGCCGGGTGATTATCGACATTCAGGTGCGGGAGCTGGACCCTGAGCTGTGGGCGGGAGATTACGAGAATGACCCGGCCTTCCGCCAGACCGTGCAAGCCTGGGTGAACCAGCTGTGGCTGGAAAAGGACCAGCGGATCGAGCAGTTGCGGGCGGAGATGGGCTGA
- a CDS encoding APC family permease gives MATQPSSAPAQLRRVLGLPALVFFGLVYMVPLTIFTTYGIVTELTGGRTVGAYMVTLVAMLFTAASYSFMVKRFPVAGSAYSYTNMAFGPNVGFLAGWSLLLDYLFLPMINYLLIGLFLNIAFPAVPAWAFVLACIALVTVLNVVGINSVAKTSNLIVGAQIVFIGVFVALACQTLAGQPLDLLSPLLGDGSQPGFGPIMAGAAVLCLSFLGFDAVSTLAEECRDARRDVPRAIILTTLFAGLLFTLLAYVSQLVLPGSSFANADAAANEVMFKAGGQFLTNFFTAAYVAGSLGSALASQAAVSRILFTMGRDNVLPRRSFGYLSPRFGTPVFAILLVSAFSLLALVIDLTTLASLISFGALVAFSAVNLAVVKTHLMDDASQRNAKGLLSYGVVPLVGLGLTLWLWTSLSALTLVIGLCWFALGLAYLATLTAGFRRPVRLVDFSEAG, from the coding sequence ATGGCCACCCAACCTAGCTCCGCCCCCGCCCAGCTCCGCCGCGTCCTCGGCCTGCCCGCCCTGGTGTTCTTCGGCCTCGTGTACATGGTCCCGCTGACCATCTTCACCACTTATGGAATAGTGACCGAACTCACCGGCGGTCGAACCGTTGGCGCCTACATGGTCACGCTGGTGGCCATGCTGTTCACCGCCGCGTCCTACAGCTTCATGGTCAAGCGCTTCCCGGTCGCGGGCTCGGCGTACTCCTACACCAACATGGCCTTCGGCCCCAACGTCGGCTTCCTGGCCGGCTGGTCGCTGCTGCTGGATTACCTGTTCCTGCCGATGATCAACTACTTGCTGATCGGCCTGTTCCTCAACATCGCCTTCCCGGCAGTGCCGGCCTGGGCCTTCGTGCTCGCCTGTATCGCCCTGGTGACCGTACTGAACGTGGTCGGCATCAACTCGGTGGCCAAGACCAGCAACCTGATCGTCGGCGCGCAAATCGTGTTTATCGGCGTGTTTGTCGCGCTGGCCTGCCAGACATTGGCTGGCCAGCCGCTCGACCTGCTGTCGCCGTTGCTGGGCGATGGCTCACAGCCTGGCTTCGGCCCGATCATGGCTGGCGCCGCTGTACTGTGCCTGTCGTTCCTCGGCTTCGATGCGGTCTCGACCCTGGCCGAAGAATGCCGCGATGCCCGCCGTGATGTTCCAAGGGCGATCATCCTCACCACCCTGTTCGCCGGCTTGCTGTTCACCCTGCTGGCCTACGTCAGCCAGTTGGTGCTACCGGGCAGCAGCTTCGCCAATGCCGATGCAGCGGCCAACGAAGTGATGTTCAAGGCGGGCGGGCAGTTCCTCACCAACTTCTTCACCGCCGCATATGTGGCAGGCAGCCTGGGTTCGGCACTGGCCTCGCAGGCGGCGGTGTCGCGCATCCTGTTCACCATGGGCCGTGACAACGTACTGCCGCGCCGCAGCTTCGGTTACCTGTCGCCGCGCTTCGGCACGCCGGTGTTCGCTATCTTGCTGGTGTCAGCGTTTTCGCTGCTGGCGTTGGTGATTGACCTGACTACCCTCGCCTCGCTGATCAGCTTTGGTGCGTTGGTGGCGTTCTCGGCGGTGAACCTGGCGGTGGTGAAGACGCACCTGATGGACGATGCCAGCCAGCGTAACGCCAAGGGGCTGCTGAGCTATGGCGTGGTGCCGCTGGTGGGGTTGGGGCTGACGCTTTGGCTGTGGACCAGCCTGTCGGCGCTGACGCTGGTGATCGGATTGTGCTGGTTTGCCCTGGGGTTGGCTTATCTGGCGACACTGACTGCCGGTTTCCGCCGGCCAGTGCGCCTGGTGGACTTCTCCGAAGCAGGCTGA